The Methanococcoides methylutens MM1 genome has a window encoding:
- the rnfE gene encoding Rnf electron transport complex subunit RnfE — MNALSEFIRGITKDNPVFALVLGLCPTLAVTTSIDNAIGMSAGTAFVLICSNLLVSGLRKQIPASVRLPIFILIIATFVSIVEMVMKAYFPPMYAALGVFIPLIVVNCIIIGRAEAYANKNNMFYSLIDALGISTGFLLVLVLIGGIRELLGTGQIVIFGLEVISIPINPITYMILSPGAFLTIGILMAIVNYRRAKKLARGG, encoded by the coding sequence ATGAATGCTTTAAGTGAATTTATTCGTGGAATTACAAAGGATAACCCTGTATTTGCTTTGGTATTGGGTCTTTGTCCTACATTGGCAGTTACCACGTCCATTGATAATGCTATTGGTATGTCAGCTGGAACGGCTTTTGTACTTATCTGTTCCAACCTTCTGGTCTCTGGGCTGAGGAAGCAGATCCCTGCTTCTGTGAGATTGCCAATATTTATTTTGATAATAGCGACGTTCGTTTCGATCGTAGAGATGGTTATGAAGGCTTATTTCCCACCGATGTATGCGGCTTTGGGTGTTTTCATCCCTCTTATTGTTGTCAACTGTATCATCATTGGACGTGCTGAAGCATACGCTAACAAGAACAACATGTTCTATTCTCTGATCGATGCATTAGGTATATCAACAGGTTTCCTTCTTGTCCTTGTGCTAATTGGGGGTATCAGGGAACTTCTGGGAACCGGCCAGATCGTGATCTTTGGTCTGGAAGTTATCAGTATCCCGATCAATCCGATCACTTACATGATCCTTTCACCGGGGGCTTTCCTCACAATAGGTATTTTGATGGCAATAGTCAATTATAGGAGAGCAAAGAAGCTCGCAAGAGGTGGCTAA
- the rnfG gene encoding Rnf electron transport complex subunit RnfG yields the protein MTESNKDVVVIIGKLVLISVIASALLAVTYVPTSEQLKKNYEEARTSTLAELMPQAAEFEAVYGDEIINDEGDREILYYRAKDSSGNLIGYAFFRQHPGAQGLLEVAGGVDASFNEVTGMSIMSHVETPGLGSKITEPPFRDQFNNVKVADLSLSKSGGAIDSITGATISSQAVVDALNAQIEDIQGAEA from the coding sequence ATGACTGAGTCAAACAAGGATGTAGTAGTTATCATAGGTAAGCTGGTGTTGATATCTGTCATTGCTTCAGCACTTCTGGCTGTAACATATGTGCCTACAAGTGAACAATTAAAGAAGAACTATGAAGAAGCGAGGACTTCAACGCTTGCTGAATTAATGCCTCAGGCTGCAGAATTTGAAGCCGTGTATGGTGATGAGATCATTAACGATGAAGGTGACCGGGAAATATTGTATTACCGTGCGAAAGATAGTTCCGGGAATCTTATTGGGTATGCTTTCTTCAGGCAACATCCTGGTGCACAGGGATTATTGGAAGTTGCCGGTGGTGTTGATGCTTCATTCAATGAGGTTACTGGCATGAGTATCATGTCTCATGTTGAAACTCCTGGTCTGGGGTCCAAGATTACTGAACCACCTTTCAGGGACCAGTTCAATAATGTGAAAGTAGCAGACCTGAGTTTGTCAAAGTCTGGTGGTGCAATTGATTCAATTACCGGTGCCACGATATCATCTCAGGCAGTGGTAGATGCCCTGAATGCCCAGATTGAAGATATACAGGGAGCAGAGGCTTAA